One Labilithrix sp. genomic window, GACCATCGTGACGCGCGATCCTCGTCTCCGACGCGCCATCCTGACCGGCGCGTGGTGGGGCATCGGCCACACCATCACCGTGCTCGTCGTCGGATCGCTCATGTTGATCGGGGGCGTCCACGTCCCCGATCGCACCACGAACGCGATGGATCTGCTCGTGGCGACGATGCTGGTCGTCCTCGGCGTAGTCGCCCTGCGGACGTCACGCCTGGCGTCCGCGCCCGACGCGCCGCGGCTCGGAGAGCGCCTCCTCGTCTCCCCGCTGAGGCCGCTGCTCATCGGCATCGTGCACGGCCTCGCGGGCTCGGCGGCGCTCACGCTCGTCGCGCTCGCGACCATTCAGGACACGCGGGGGGCGATGCTCTACCTCGCGCTCTTCGGTGTCGGCACGATCGTCGGGATGCTCGTGATCACGACGCTCCTCGCCGTCTCCCTGCGCTGGGTGGGCTCACGAAGCGAGGGCTTGCCGGTGTGGATCGCGCGCGTCTCGGGATCGCTCGGCGTGACCGCGGGGCTCGTCGTCGCCGCACGCGTATTAATACAATAAAATTGCTGTTGCAACAACGCTGGTGGCCTGGATATATGGCTCCGTAGTTGCGCGGCGCAGCTCGAAGCGGAGAACCTCGCCATGTCCGAAGGAAAGATCCCCGTCACCGTCCTCACCGGCTTCCTCGGCTCGGGGAAGACCACCCTCCTCAACCGGATCCTCAGCGAGAACCACGGCAAGCGCATCGCGGTCATCGAGAACGAGTTCGGCGAGATCGGGATCGATCAGGCGCTCGTCATCAACGCCGACGAAGAGATCTTCGAGATGAACAACGGGTGCATCTGCTGCACCGTGCGCGGCGACCTGATCCGGATCCTCGGCAACTTGATGAAGCGCCGAGACAAGTTCGATCACATCCTCGTGGAGACGACGGGGATGGCGGACCCGGGGCCGGTGGCGCAGACCTTCTTCGTCGACGACGAGATGCGCGACATGTTCGAGCTCGACGGCATCGTGACGATGGTCGACGCGAAGCACGTCGCGCTCCACATCGAAGACTCGGACGAGTGCAAGGAGCAGATCGCGTTCGGCGACGTCATCGTCTTGAACAAGACGGACCTCGCGACGCCCGCCGAGCTCGACGCCCTGCAGAGCCGCATCCAATCGATGAACGCGCTGGCGAAGGTCCATCGCGCGGTCGACGCCGCGGTGCCGATCGAGACGGTGCTCGACGTCGGCGGCTTCGATCTGGCTCGCGCGCTCGAGAAGAAGCCGTCGTTCCTGGAGCCCGAGTATCCGTTCGAGTGGGCCGGCACCTTCGCCCTCGAAGAAGGCGCCTACGAGATCGCGCTCGCCGACGGCCCCGATCCGAGCATGTCCCTCGTCGTGTCTCCGGTCGCCGCGGAGGCGGCCGCCGAGCTCCCGAAGGCGGTCTTGGACGACGCCGTGCGCGTGTGGTCGGAGCCGGCGACGACGTGCTCACTGAAGGGCGAGCTCGCTCCGGGGGCCACGCGCTGGGAGCTGGACCTCGAGGCCAAGGGGCGGAAGACGTTCGCCCTCCGGGTCCCGAAGGCGGGGACGTACGCGCTCTTCACCGAGCACCTCCCGGAGGAGTTCTCGCTCGTCGTCCGCGGCCCGAAGGGGGAGCTCGCGCCGGTGAGCGCGAAGGACTTCGCGGCCGGCCACACGCACGACGACACCGTCTCGTCCGTCGGTATCCGGCACGAGGGCGCGGTGGACGAGACCAAATTGAATACCTGGCTCAGCGCCCTCCTTCGCGAGCGAGGCACCGACATCTTCCGCATGAAGGGGATCCTGAACGTGAAGGGGCAGGACCATCGCTACGTGTTCCAGGGCGTCCACATGCTCGTCGACGGCCGCGCCGACACGCCGTGGGGGAGCAAGCCCCGCGTCAACGAGCTCGTGTTCATCGGACGCAAGCTCGATCGCGAGCTGCTCGAGCGAGGTTTCCGCGCATGCCTGGCCTGAGTCGAACATCGGCGCCGCGCGAGCTCGAGCTCGGGTACCGCGTCGCGCTCGACGACTACCCGACGGCGGTGGCCTTCTCGCCCACGGGTGATCGGCTGCTCGTGGGGACGGGCGGAGGCGAGCTCGCGCTCTTCGACGCGGCGACGGGCAAGGAGACGTGGCGCCGGAGCGTGCATCCGGGCGGCGTCCTCTCGGTGAGCTTCGGTCCACGCGCGATCGCCTCCTCGGGTCAGGACGGGACGGCGCGCATCGTCTCGCCCACTGGAGACGTCCTCCACGAGCTCCCCGGCGTCGGCTCCGGTTGGGTCGAGCACATCGCGTGGAGCCACGACGGCAAGCTCCTTGCCGCGGCGTCCGGGAAGTTCGTCCGGATCTGGCACGACGACGGCTCGCCCTTGCTCGAGACACAGCCCCACGCCAGCACCGTCACCGCCCTGCAGTGGGGACGGAAGCGCGCCGAGCTCGCGACGAGCTGCTACGGCGGCGCGTACCTGTGGTCGATCCAGAGCGGCGCGAACCCCCGCCATCTCCCCTTCAAGGGCTCGCTCATCTCGCTCGCTTGGAGCCCCGACGAGCGAGTCATCGCCTGCGGGAGCCAGGACTGCTCGGTCCACTTCTGGCGCCTCGACACCGGCCGAGACTCGGAGATGACGGGCTACCCCTTCAAACCGAAGGCGCTCGCGTGGGACGCGAGGGCGTCGATGCTCGCCACCGGCGGCGACGCGACGATCTGCATCTGGGAGTTCTCCGGCAAGGGCCCCGAAGGAACGCGGCCGATCCAGCTCGCCGCGCACGAGGGCCAGGTGAGCGCGCTCACCTTTCATTCGCGCAAGGCCCTGCTCGCGTCCGCGGGACAAGACATGGGGATCATCGTCTGGGAGCCGCGCAGATCGACCGAGCCGATCGCCTTCTCCTTCCTCGACGACACCCCGGCGACGCTCGCGTGGCACCCGGAGCGAGAGGCCGTCGTCACCACCGACGTCTCGGGGAACCTCGCCTCGTGGCGCCTGCCGCGTTGAAGTCGCCGCTCACTCTGCGCCTCGAGCCCACGTCGGGAAGGGATCCGGAAACGTCGCCCACGCCTTCGGTCCTCTCCGCATCTCCTCGTCGGTGAGCAGGCACTGGGAGAGGCCCTCGAGGAGCGTGGCTCGATCCATGTCCGCGCCGATGAAGACGAGCTCCTGGCGCCGGTCGCCCCACGGCTCCTCCCAGGCCGCCTCGATCACGCGCCCGTTCTCGGGATCGTCCGGCCACTCGCTCTTCGGCAGCGCGGCGAACCACATGCCGGCGGGCTCCGCCGAGGCCGAGCCGCCTGCCTGCGACCAGCTCCCCGCGAGGTCCATGCGCGTCGAGAGCCAGAAGAACCCCTTCGAGCGGACGACGCCTTGCCATCCCGAGTGGAGGAAGTCCCAGAAGCGCTGGGGATGGAACGGGCGGCGCGCGCGGTAGACGAAGCTCGAGATCCCGTACTCCTCCGTCTCCGGGACGTGCTCGCCGCGCACCTCCTTCATCCAGCCCGGCGCCTGCGCCGCCTTCTCGAAGTCGAAGAGCCCCGTGTCCAGGATCGCGCGCGGCGAGATCCGTCCGCGCTCCGTCACGACGATGGTCGCTTCGGGGTTCAAGTGGCGGAGCATCGCCTCGAGGCGCGCGACGTCGTCGCTGCTCACGAGGTCGATCTTGTTGATGACGAGGACGTTCGCGAACTCGACCTGCTCGACGAGGAGGTCCGCGACCGATCGCTCGTCGTCGTCGCTCAGCGCCGCCTTCCGCGCGCGGAGATCGTCTTCGCTCTGCCAGTCGTCGAGGAACGACTTCGCGTCGACGACGGTGACCATCGTGTCGAGGCGCGCGACGTCCGAGAGGTTGGCCTTCGACGCCTCGTCCTCGAACGTGAAGGTCTCCGCCACCGGCAGCGGCTCGGAGATGCCGGTCGACTCGATGAGGAGGTAGTCGAAGCGGCCCTCCTTCGCGAGCCTGGCGACCTCGACGAGGAGGTCCTCGCGCAGGGTGCAGCAAATGCATCCATTTTGCATTTCAACGAGCTTCTCCTCGACCCGGCGGAGCGCGCCGCCGCCGCTCTTCAGGAGCTGCGCGTCGATGTTGATCTCGCTCATGTCGTTGACGATGACGGCGACGCGCATCCCCTCCCGATTCCGGAGGACGTGGTTCAGGAGCGTCGTCTTGCCGGCGCCCAGGAATCCGGAGAGCACGGTGACAGGGAGGCGTTGCGATGCCATGGGGCATGGCTTCTACCATTTAGCAATCAAGTTGCAAATGCATTAGCGAACGCTGCGCGCCGCCCGAGGATCCGGCGGCGTGGGGCCGTGTTAGCGTGTGGGATCATGTCGGGGACGAAGGCGCGCTCGGCGCGCAGGCACTCGCTCCGTTGTCCGCGCGACAAGCGGGCGATGGGCGAGACGACGATGGGCGAAGCCGCGATCGACGTGTGCGGCGCGTGCGAGGGGGCGTTCTTCGATTCGGGGAAGCTGTTCGCGGCGGCGGGGATCGCGGCGGATCCGTCGTCGTGGGATCACCCGGAGACGGGCGGCGCGGTGAAGGAGTCGGCGAGCCCGATCCGCTGTCCGCGCTGCGAAGACGTCGTCATGCAGGCGCAGGACGTGGCGTTCGACGGCCACGACGTCGAGATCGATCGCTGCGGCGGGAGCGGCGGGGTGTGGCTCGACAAGGGCGAGCTCGACGCGATCGTCGCGATCGGCCACGCGATGCGGCCGGTGCTCGACGCGGCGCCTCTGAACACGGGCGCCGCTCAGGGCCTCCGTCGCAGCTCGATGAACGTGCCCTCGGTACCCTTCGTGACGGCGAGCCAGAGGTCGCCTTCGTCGTCGGTGAAGACGTAGAGCGAGTCCACGCCGTCGGCGCGCTCGATCGCGTTCGCGAGCGGCGCGGCGGTGCCCTTCGCGAGCGCAGTAGCGCTCTCGACGTAGGGGGACGCGTGGACCGGGGCGTCCGGCGCGTAGCCGAGGCCGACCACGTAGCCGGGCGCGCCGTCCTCGGGCGCGATCGCCGCGAGCGACGCGGTGCCGAGCGTGTCGGCCGCGGCGACGACGACCTTCGCGACCGCGGCGCCGCCGAACGCCTGCGCCGTCGTGAGCGCGTAGACCTCGTCGGACGTGTCGCCGTCGCTCAGCGACGCCGCGACGAAGACGTTGCCGTGCGCGTCGGTCACGACCGGGCCCGAGCTCCCCGCCCAGGCGAACAGCTTGTGCGGCTCCGCGCACGGCGCCGCGCCGGCGAGCGCGCCGTTGCACAGCGGCGCCGCGTAGAGACCGTTGTCGGTGACGACGCTCGCCGCCGTCGAGAGCTCCGAGAGGCCGCTGTAGACGACGAGATCGCCCTTCGCGCCGCGAAGACCGACGCCGGAGTAGAAGCCGTTCGTCTTCGCGCGCGACGTCACGGTGGTGTAGTCGGCGTCGTAGAGCAGCGCCTCGCCGGCGAAGGTCGGCGGCGCCCCCGTGTACGAGAGGAGCCCGCCGAACGGCGTGTCGACCATCCCGTCCGCGCCGTAAAAGAAGGGCGACGGGAGATCCGACGCCTTCACGAACGGGACCTCTGTCTTCTGCGCGTCCGCCGTCGCGCCGCCGCCGACCGTCCAGCGGATCACCTTCGGGCCGTCGCTCGGCGCGCCGTACGCGCCCGTCGTCACCATCGGGCCACCGTGCGAGCCCCAATGACTGCCCACGATGTTCGAGTCCGCGGGGTGCACCTGCGTCACGCCGAACGGGAACGCCGGATCGATCGCGATCAGGTCCTCGTACTCGTCCGCGGCGAGGAACACCGGCGCCTCGCGCGGCTTCTTGCCGGCGTCGGCCCCCGCGTCGCTGTCGTCATCGTCGTCGTCGTCGTCGTCGCCTTTCGTCGGAGCGTCGCTCGTGCCCGCATCGACGCCCGGCGGCGCCGCCGCCCCCGTGTCGTCGTCGTCGCACGCCACCAGCGCCGCGATCGCCGCGGCCACCATCATCGTCGAGGTCATCTTCCAAGCCATCGCCACCACTCCCGCGAGGAGCGAGAGCATCGAGAGGAGAAGGCGCGTCCACGACGAACCCGATAAGCCCGCCGATAGACCCTACCCGCCTCCCTCGAGGCTCCCAGGTCGAACCGGCGCGGCTGTCTCTCCACGGCGGGCGCTGGCAGGTCTTCGGGCTTACGAGCGCTCGGCGCTGACGCCGGTTCCTACTGTCCACCGCTTCCCAGGCCGAGGCCCAGTGCGCTTCGTGGAGGTCGTTCTCGATTACCGCTGCGGGGCAGCCCCGGATGTTCGCCGGGTTCCCTTTTCAGCCCTGGCCGCGCCTCGCGAACGAGACCGGACAGAGCACCAACACGGCGCGACTCATATCGAGACCAACCGTCGAATGCAACCTCCGCGGCGCGCCTCCATTTGAGGTAGCATCGTCCCGGAATGACCAAGACGCTCGAAGGCGTGCTCGTCGACACCGCGCTGCCGCTCATCTCGATCGACCACGCCGACCTCTACGTCGTCGCCGACAGCCCGTCCGAGGTCCACCTCCACCTCGGGGGCGCGTACTCCGGGTGCCCGGGCGTCCACTTCGTCAAGACGCACCTCCTCGCGCCGATCGTCGCCGAGGTCGCGCCGAAGGCCACGCTCACCGTGACCTCGGGCCTCCCGATCCCGAAGGGCGCGAAGAAGCTCGGCTGACCGAGAGCTAGTCCTTCGCGATCGCGTCGATCCAGCGCTTGTCGCCGCTCACCGTGAACGTGACGCGGACCTTGTCGCCCGCCGCCAGCCCGTCGAGCTGCGCCGGCGTGCGTGGGTCGAACGACATCGTCATCGCCATCATGTAGCCGGGGATGTCTTCGTGCGCGATGTTGACGTACCGCCGGTCCTTGCCGAAGGACTGCACGGTGCCGCGCGTCTTGTACGTCTCGTCCTTCGCGTCGACGGGAGACACGGAGACGACGGCGGCGACGGCGAACGCGAGCGCAGCGAGGCGCGACCTCATCCCCGAAGGATGCCACACCTTCAAGGCTGCGCCAGCGGGACCGTGAACGAGAAGGTGCTGCCCTCGCCGACCTCGCTCGCGATCCACACCTTGCCGCCGTGCGCCTCGACGAGGCGCTTCGTCACGTAGAGGCCGAGGCCGATCCCCTTCGCCGCCTTCTCCGAGCCCGGCGCGCGGAAGTAGCGCTCGAACACGCGCGGGATCGCGTCGGCGGGGATGCCGATGCCTCGATCCGTGACCGCGACGACGGCCGCGTCCGCGTCGGTGCGGACGTCGACGACGATGGGGCCGCCGCCCGGCGCGTACTTGATCGCGTTGGTGAGGAGGTTCGCGATGACCTGCTCGATGCGGTCGACGTCGATGCGCACGTGGATCGCCGCCGGGGCCGAGAGCTCGATCGTGTGCTTCTTCACCGAAGGCTTGATGCGCTCGATCGCGTCGCGGACGACGACGACGAGATCGGCGTCGGTCGGCTCCACCCGGAGCTCGCCCGCGTCGATGCGCGAGACGTCGAGGAGGTCGTCCACGATGTTGAGCATGCGATGGGCCTGCCGCACGACGCGCTCGGCGAAGACCTGCTGCTTCGCCGGCGTCGCCCCCGTCTTCGCGTCCGCCGAGAACACGTCCGCCGCCATCACGAGCACGCCGAGCGGGCCGCGGAGCTCGTGCGAGACGACGTGGAGCACGTCGTCGCGCCGCGTCGTCGCGACCGAGAGCTCCGCGCGCGACGCCTCGATCTCTCCCTTCCGCACGTTCATGTCCTCGAGCGCCGACACGAGCACGTCGAGGATCTGCTCGCGGCTCGACGCGATGTCGAAGGACTCGTCCGCGACCGAGACGTGCGAGGTCTTCGCCGCGGTCCCGCGGCCGAGCGTGCGGCGCACGCGGCGGAGGAGCTGCTCCTGCTCGTACGGCTTCGTCACGAAGTTGTCGGCGCCGGCCGCGAGCGCGCGGACGACGTCGAGCGGCTCGCCGAGCGAGCTCACGAGCATGACCGGCACGTCCTTCGTCGCGGGATCGTCCTTCAGCGCGCGGCACAGCGCGTAGCCGTCGCGCTTCGGCATCACGATGTCGCTGATGACGAAGTCGGGGCGCCGCTCCCGCGCGCGCGCGAGCGCCTCGTCGCCGTCGCTCGCGACGACGACCTCGAAGCCGTTCGCTTCGAGGAACGCCTTCAGCTGGTACGCCTGGGTGCGGCTGTCTTCGGCGACGAGCGCGAGCATGTCCCCCTCCTTCTACCGGATGTGAGCGGCGATCGCGCTCGGCACGAGGCTCAAATCGACCGCGCCACGCTGCCGTGCGGCGTTGGTCATCCCCGCCACCGCGCACGAGGCCTCGTCCTGCGCGATGATGAAACCCTCCGTCTTCCGCATCTCCACCGCACCCTCCGCACCGTCGCGCCCCATCCCCGTCAGGATGACGCCGAGCGCGCGGCGCCCGTACGCCGTCGCGAGGGTAGAGAGGAGGTGCGTCCCGGAGGGGCGGAACCCGCCGATCGGCGGCTGGGTCGAGAGCGCGAGCCGTCCGTCGCGCGCGACGCCGATGTGATGCTCCGAAGGCGCGACGTACACCGTGCCGCGCTCGGGATCGGCGCCGTGCTCCGCGAGCACCACCCTCGTCTTCACCGCGCCGCGGAGCCACACGACGAAGCCGTCGACGAACGACGGCTCGATGTGCTGCACGAGCAAGACCGGCGGGTGATCGGGCACGAGCGCGTCGAGGATCTCCGCGACGACGGGCGGGCCCCCGAGCGAGGCGACCATCCCCGCGATCGCGAAGGCCCGCTGTGGAGGCGCCGCCACGAACGCCGGCGACTCGAAGGCGCGCGTCCGTCCCAGCTTCGTGCGCGGGAGCGCGGCCGCGCTGCGGATCGTGTGGATGACCGCGCGCCGCTTCACGTCGTACGCCGGATCGCCCGGCGACGGCGGCGCCTCGAGCACCGCGATCGCGCCCGCGCGGAGGGCCTCGATCGCGACCGCGACGTCCTTCGGCGAGACGCTCGCGGAGATGAGGAGGACCGGGACCCGGCGCGTGCGCAGGATCTGGCGCGTGACCTCGTAGCCGTCGGCGTTCGGCATCACGATGTCCATCAGCACGACGTCCGGCTCGATCCGCAGCGCGGTCTCGACCGCGTTCTCGCCCGACGGCAGCTCGGCGACGATCTCGATGTCCTGCTCGTCCTCGAGCGCGACCCGCAGCGCCGCGCGCGCGGTGGAGGAGTCGTTCACGACGAGGACGCGGATCGTCATCCCTTGCCTTCAGAGAAGATGCGCGATCACGTCGAGGAGCTGCTCCTCGTCGAACGCGCTCTTCACGATATACGCCGACGCGCCCATGTCGAGGGCGCGCTGTTTGTCGGCCGGGTCCTCGAGCGCGGTGACGAGCACGACCGGGAGGCGCGCGAGCCGCGGCGTGGAGCGAATGCGGCCGAGGAGCGCGAAGCCGTCGAGGCGCGGCATCTCGACGTCGGAGAGGACCACGTCGAACGAGGCCGCGCTCGCGGTGAGGGCGAGCCACGCCTGCTCGCCGTCGGCGGCGACCTCGACGTCGAAGCCGTTCGCGCGGAGCAGCGCGCGCTCGAGCTCGCGCGTCGTCGCGGAGTCGTCGACGACGAGGACCCGCTTCGCCGGCGCGCGCTCGGCCTCCTCGGACGGCGCCGCGCCGCGCGCCACCGCCGCGAGCGCCCGCACGTCGAGCATCCAGCCGAGCGTGCCGTCGGCGAGCACCGTCGAGCCGCTCACGAACGCGACGCGACGGAAGCGCCCCGCGAGCGGACGCACCGCGACCTCACGCTCGTCCGCGATCTCGTCGACGATGAGCGCGACGCGCCGCTCGCCCGCGCGGGTGAGCACGGCGATGAGGTGATCGCGATCGGGGAGCGCGCTCGCCGCCCCTCCGAGCTCGGTCGCGACGCTCGCGAGCGGGAGGAGCGCGCCGCCGTGGAGGACGTGCGCGCGCCCGCCGGCGACGTCGATCTCGCTCCGCGCGACGCGGAGGATCCGCTCCACCGACGAGAGCCGCACCGCGACCATGAACGGACCCGCGCGCGCGACGAGGGCGCGCGTGAGGCTCATGTCCGGCGCGACCACGACGAGGAAGGTGGTCCCCTTCCCGCGCTCCGACTCCACCGCGACGCGGCCGTGGAGATCGCTCACGCGCTGCCGCACGACGTCGAGGCCGACCCCGCGCCCCGCGAGCTCGTCGGTCTCCGCGCGGGTGGAGAGCCCCGCCGCGAAGAGCAGCTCGGTGGGATCGCCCTCGATCCCGAGCGCCCTCGCCTTCGCCGCCACCGCGTCGAAGTCGATCCCGCGGCCGTCGTCGCGCACGATGACGCGGAGCTCGCCCTCCCCTTCCTCCGCGCGGACGGAGAGGAGCCCCTGCTCGCGTTTGCCCGCCGCGCGCCGCTCGCGCGGAGGCTCGATGCCGTGCGCGACCGCGTTGCGGACGAGGTGGAGGAGCACCTCGCGGAGCGGCTCGCGGAGGCGGCGGTCGAAGCGCACGTCGTCGCCCTCGCGCACGATCTCGAGCTTCACGCCCGTGCTCGCGGCCGCGGACTCGGCCGCCTGCGTCGCCGACACCGCGAGAGACTCGAAGCGCTCTTGCCGGAGCGATCGCGCCGCGGCCGCGACGAGCTTCGCGCGATCGGAGGACGTCTTCCACGCGACGCGCTCGCTCGCCCCGCGCGTCTCCGCCGCCGCCGCCATCGTGCGCGCGGAGCCGAGCGCGCGGTCGAGCCGCCGCCGGATCTCGCCCGCCGCCTGCGACGACGTGCGCGCCTCGAGCGCCGACGCGAGCCCGCGCACGAAATCGAGCTCGCGGAGGAGCTCCGCCGTCGCGCTCTCCGTCACCGCCTGCGACGTCCGCGCGAGCCCGCGCGACATGTCGAGGACGAGCTCCTCCGACGCGTCGAGGATCCGCGCGAGCGCGGCCGCGTCGACGCGCACGGTGTCGACCGCGGGCGCGGGCTCCGCCGGCGCGGTCGCGATCGAGACGGGCCCGCTCGGCATCGCGCTGCCGGCCTGCACGATCGGCACGAAGCGCGTGAGCGCCGCGATCGCGCCCTTCGCCGCGGCCGCGATCTCCTCCGCGTCCGCGCCGCGCAGCTTCTCCGCGCGCGACTCGAGCGCGTGGCACTCCGCCTCGAGCTCGGGGTACCCCGCCGCGCGCGCGGCGCCCTTCAAGGTGTGGAGCGCGCGACGCACCTCGTCCGCGGCGCCGCGCGGATCGGCGGACGCGCGATCGACCTGCTGCGCGAGGAGCTGCAGCATGTCGTCGAGCTCCTCGCGGAAGATCGCGCGGAGCGTCTCGAGCGACGCCTTCGGCACCGGGCCTCAGGTCCGGTACTGCGCGACCACGTCGCGGAGCGTGGAGCTCAGGGAGTTGAGGTCGCGCGCGGCGCTCTCGGTCTGGCGCGTCCCCTCCGACGCCTGGAGCGCGGCCTGCTCGATCGATCGCATCGCCTGCGTGATCTGCGACATGCCCGTGATGACGGGCTGGGTCGCGGAGAGCGTGTGCTTCACGATGTCGGCCGTGCTCGCGATCGTCGTCGCGAGCTCCTCGATCCGCTCGCCCGATCGCTTCGCCGCGCTCCCCGCCGTCTGCACCGCGCGGCTCCCCTCTTCGACCGCGAGCACCGCCGCCTGCGCCGACTTCTGGATGTCGCCGAGCATGCCGCGGATCTGCCCCGCCGCGCGCTTCGACTGCTCCGCGAGGCCGCGGACCTCCTGCGCGACGACGGCGAAGCCGCGGCCGTGCTCGCCCGCGCGCGCCGCCTCGATCGACGCGTTGAGGGCGAGGAGGTTCGACTGCTCCGCGAGCTCCGCGACCGAGCCGGTGATGCCGCCCGCGGCCTGCGCCTGCTCCGAGAGCGCGAGCATCCGCTCTCCGATCGCTGCCATCTGATCGCGCACGCGGTCCATCGTCGAGAGCGCCTCTTCGACCGCGCTGCGCCCTTGGTCCGTCACCGTGATGCTGCGCTCCGAGGCCTCGACCGCGGTCTTCGCGCGCTCGGTCGACTGCTCCGCCGTGCGCGCGACCTCCTCGACGGTGGCGACCGTCTCCGTCACCGCCGCCGCCGTCTCCGTCGCGCTCGAGCTCTGCTCCGCCGCCGTCGTCATGATCTGCGCCGCCGCCGAGCCGAGGAGCGCGACCGCCTCTTGCACGCGGAGCGCCATCGAGCGGAGGCCGCCGCTCATGCGGCCGAGGTTCTCGCCGAGGCCGGCGATCTCCTCGGAGCCGGCCTTGCCGACGCTCGTCGTGAGATCGCCGCCCGCGATCTTCTCGACCGCGGCGCCGTACACCGCGACCGCCTTCGCGAGGTCTTCGCGGCTCTCCTTCTGCTCCTCCGCGAGGCGCTCCGTCTCGCGCACCCTCCGCGCGAGCTCGTCGAGCATCGCGTCGAAGGACGTCGCGAGGACGCCGAGCTCGTCGCTGCCGCCCGTCTTCGCGCGCTGCTTCGTGTCGCCCGCCCTCACCGCCGCCGCGACCGCGGCGAGGTGGGTGAGGCGCGCGACGATGTTCCTCGTCACGAAGAGCGCGAAGAACGCCGCCGCGACGACGCCGAGGATGCTGATCGCGAGCGACGTCTTGCGTCCGTCCTCGATCGAGGTGCGCATCGAGGCGTTCGCGTGGTCGACCGCGCGATCGGTCGCGAGCTTGAGCTTCTCCGACTCGTTCGTGAGCTGGACGTACCGCTGCGAGAGCAGCAACGTCACGACGTTGACCGAGGTCTCCACGTCGCCACGCCGGCTCACGGGGTAGAACTCGCCCTCGCGGACGTCGTGGTAGGCCTGCAGTCCGCTGCGGAGCGAGGCGACGACCTGGCGCCGCTCGTCGTCGTCGAACGTCGACTCCGCCGCCTTGAGCTCCGTCTCGATGTCGGCCTCGAGCTTCGCGATCTCCGCCTCGATCAACGCCATCTCGGCCGGCGTCTTCGACGCGGCGTGGAAGAAGTGGCGCTGGCGGATCCGCTCGATGTAGACGCGCACGACGCCGAGCGAGCGCGTCGCGACGAGCGTCTTGTTCGCGGTCGCGGTGAGGCTCCGCTCGAGCTCGGCCTCGCGCGTGTACGTGAGCGCGCTGAGGAGGGCGATGACGCC contains:
- a CDS encoding high-affinity nickel-transport family protein, translating into MSPASTLVLGLVLGLRHATDPDHVVAMGTIVTRDPRLRRAILTGAWWGIGHTITVLVVGSLMLIGGVHVPDRTTNAMDLLVATMLVVLGVVALRTSRLASAPDAPRLGERLLVSPLRPLLIGIVHGLAGSAALTLVALATIQDTRGAMLYLALFGVGTIVGMLVITTLLAVSLRWVGSRSEGLPVWIARVSGSLGVTAGLVVAARVLIQ
- a CDS encoding GTP-binding protein encodes the protein MSEGKIPVTVLTGFLGSGKTTLLNRILSENHGKRIAVIENEFGEIGIDQALVINADEEIFEMNNGCICCTVRGDLIRILGNLMKRRDKFDHILVETTGMADPGPVAQTFFVDDEMRDMFELDGIVTMVDAKHVALHIEDSDECKEQIAFGDVIVLNKTDLATPAELDALQSRIQSMNALAKVHRAVDAAVPIETVLDVGGFDLARALEKKPSFLEPEYPFEWAGTFALEEGAYEIALADGPDPSMSLVVSPVAAEAAAELPKAVLDDAVRVWSEPATTCSLKGELAPGATRWELDLEAKGRKTFALRVPKAGTYALFTEHLPEEFSLVVRGPKGELAPVSAKDFAAGHTHDDTVSSVGIRHEGAVDETKLNTWLSALLRERGTDIFRMKGILNVKGQDHRYVFQGVHMLVDGRADTPWGSKPRVNELVFIGRKLDRELLERGFRACLA
- a CDS encoding PQQ-binding-like beta-propeller repeat protein; translated protein: MPGLSRTSAPRELELGYRVALDDYPTAVAFSPTGDRLLVGTGGGELALFDAATGKETWRRSVHPGGVLSVSFGPRAIASSGQDGTARIVSPTGDVLHELPGVGSGWVEHIAWSHDGKLLAAASGKFVRIWHDDGSPLLETQPHASTVTALQWGRKRAELATSCYGGAYLWSIQSGANPRHLPFKGSLISLAWSPDERVIACGSQDCSVHFWRLDTGRDSEMTGYPFKPKALAWDARASMLATGGDATICIWEFSGKGPEGTRPIQLAAHEGQVSALTFHSRKALLASAGQDMGIIVWEPRRSTEPIAFSFLDDTPATLAWHPEREAVVTTDVSGNLASWRLPR
- the zigA gene encoding zinc metallochaperone GTPase ZigA, translated to MASQRLPVTVLSGFLGAGKTTLLNHVLRNREGMRVAVIVNDMSEINIDAQLLKSGGGALRRVEEKLVEMQNGCICCTLREDLLVEVARLAKEGRFDYLLIESTGISEPLPVAETFTFEDEASKANLSDVARLDTMVTVVDAKSFLDDWQSEDDLRARKAALSDDDERSVADLLVEQVEFANVLVINKIDLVSSDDVARLEAMLRHLNPEATIVVTERGRISPRAILDTGLFDFEKAAQAPGWMKEVRGEHVPETEEYGISSFVYRARRPFHPQRFWDFLHSGWQGVVRSKGFFWLSTRMDLAGSWSQAGGSASAEPAGMWFAALPKSEWPDDPENGRVIEAAWEEPWGDRRQELVFIGADMDRATLLEGLSQCLLTDEEMRRGPKAWATFPDPFPTWARGAE
- a CDS encoding zf-TFIIB domain-containing protein, whose translation is MSGTKARSARRHSLRCPRDKRAMGETTMGEAAIDVCGACEGAFFDSGKLFAAAGIAADPSSWDHPETGGAVKESASPIRCPRCEDVVMQAQDVAFDGHDVEIDRCGGSGGVWLDKGELDAIVAIGHAMRPVLDAAPLNTGAAQGLRRSSMNVPSVPFVTASQRSPSSSVKT
- a CDS encoding NifU family protein, producing MTKTLEGVLVDTALPLISIDHADLYVVADSPSEVHLHLGGAYSGCPGVHFVKTHLLAPIVAEVAPKATLTVTSGLPIPKGAKKLG
- a CDS encoding copper-binding protein; the encoded protein is MRSRLAALAFAVAAVVSVSPVDAKDETYKTRGTVQSFGKDRRYVNIAHEDIPGYMMAMTMSFDPRTPAQLDGLAAGDKVRVTFTVSGDKRWIDAIAKD
- a CDS encoding hybrid sensor histidine kinase/response regulator, producing the protein MLALVAEDSRTQAYQLKAFLEANGFEVVVASDGDEALARARERRPDFVISDIVMPKRDGYALCRALKDDPATKDVPVMLVSSLGEPLDVVRALAAGADNFVTKPYEQEQLLRRVRRTLGRGTAAKTSHVSVADESFDIASSREQILDVLVSALEDMNVRKGEIEASRAELSVATTRRDDVLHVVSHELRGPLGVLVMAADVFSADAKTGATPAKQQVFAERVVRQAHRMLNIVDDLLDVSRIDAGELRVEPTDADLVVVVRDAIERIKPSVKKHTIELSAPAAIHVRIDVDRIEQVIANLLTNAIKYAPGGGPIVVDVRTDADAAVVAVTDRGIGIPADAIPRVFERYFRAPGSEKAAKGIGLGLYVTKRLVEAHGGKVWIASEVGEGSTFSFTVPLAQP
- a CDS encoding chemotaxis protein CheB; this translates as MTIRVLVVNDSSTARAALRVALEDEQDIEIVAELPSGENAVETALRIEPDVVLMDIVMPNADGYEVTRQILRTRRVPVLLISASVSPKDVAVAIEALRAGAIAVLEAPPSPGDPAYDVKRRAVIHTIRSAAALPRTKLGRTRAFESPAFVAAPPQRAFAIAGMVASLGGPPVVAEILDALVPDHPPVLLVQHIEPSFVDGFVVWLRGAVKTRVVLAEHGADPERGTVYVAPSEHHIGVARDGRLALSTQPPIGGFRPSGTHLLSTLATAYGRRALGVILTGMGRDGAEGAVEMRKTEGFIIAQDEASCAVAGMTNAARQRGAVDLSLVPSAIAAHIR